CATGGACGTTTGTATGATACTATGATGCAATTATAAGAACAACTTGCACTAAtcaaaagataaatctgaaatttataataattaatcatatgaaggacaataataacaacaacagtGATGTTAACATTTGATTATTAcatataaaaaagatattaatagGCACTATAAGAAGAGGTATGTAGTCATTGAACTCAACAAACAACAACTATAGAGAGTAGAGCAGAGCAAAtatatcatcaatggctactaaAGTTTATATTGTGTAAGCAATGATTCCACTATAATACTGATCATAGGATGCACAAGTTTCAATTCTTAGGAGGTGTATCAATATATATGAAGTGCTTAGCTTGTTAAATTTGCTGTTATTAATTAGTAGTACTCACTATATCATAATCCTCCTAATTCCTTCCCAAGTTAGAATTAATGAATATGATTAAAATAGTGATTATTTTCATAAAGATATCTTCATGTGAAATGATCAGAGAGAACTGTTAGATAATTTGAGATGTTCGACTAAACTACTTTATCATTTAGGTACTATTCTACGTACGGTCATGTGGAGAAGCTAGCTCAAGAGATAAAAAAGGGAGCTGATTCTGTGGAAGGAGTAGAAGCAACACTCTGGCAAGTAGCTGAAACATTGTCTCAAGAGATGCTTGACAAGATGAGAGCACCTCCAAAGAATAGTGATGTCCCAATCATTACACCAAATCAGCTTACTGAAGCGGATGGTTTGTTGTTTGGTTTTCCAACAAGATTTGGAATGATGGCTTCCCAATTCAAAGCCTTCTTGGATGCAACTGGCGGCCTTTGGCGCACACAGGCTCTCGCCGGAAAGCCTGCTGGCCTCTTTACCTCCACAGGTGCTCAAGGAGGTGGCCAAGAGACTACCCCGTGAGTCTCTACCAAGATATAACTAAGAAATTTTAAATAGTTTGTCATATCGGACTAAATTGTTTAATATAATACGCGATAACATCCTAACTATCATATTCACgtaaaaaaaagtatttatgTAAGTGATCATCTAATAATAAGTTAATaacattgttgttgtttgtgTAGGTTGACATCTATAACTCAGTTTGTTCACCATGGAATGATTTATGTTCCCACTGGATACACCCTTGGAGCAGGCATGTATGAGTTAGAGAAGGTGATGGGTGGATCTCCATATGGAGCTGGAACATTTGCTGGAGATGGTTCCAGACAACCTACTGAGTTGGAATTGGCTCATGCTTTTCATCAGGGCAAGTACTTTGCTGGAATTGCTAAGAAGCTCAAGGGATGATAACATATCATACATGCATATTCTCAATGCAAcctttaaataaataaaattgttgTCACTTGTCACACCACTCCTCATAATGTATGTTACACCACTCCTCAAAGTTTGTTAGTTAAGAAAATTAAACAGACCTCATCCACGTTAATTAACAACTTAATTAAACGTTGAGAAATTCTGGAGTTAAGTAATTTTGAGTATTTTTTGTGATTATTTGACTagtataaatactaaattatttttaa
This sequence is a window from Arachis stenosperma cultivar V10309 chromosome 10, arast.V10309.gnm1.PFL2, whole genome shotgun sequence. Protein-coding genes within it:
- the LOC130955747 gene encoding probable NAD(P)H dehydrogenase (quinone) FQR1-like 1, yielding MATKVYIVYYSTYGHVEKLAQEIKKGADSVEGVEATLWQVAETLSQEMLDKMRAPPKNSDVPIITPNQLTEADGLLFGFPTRFGMMASQFKAFLDATGGLWRTQALAGKPAGLFTSTGAQGGGQETTPLTSITQFVHHGMIYVPTGYTLGAGMYELEKVMGGSPYGAGTFAGDGSRQPTELELAHAFHQGKYFAGIAKKLKG